The segment gtgggaaggaaaatccTTAAAAGTACCTAAAAGCATTCTTAAATCAAAAAAGTAACTtaaaaccttgagtatctcaaagcattaatgagccccactgagtgtaACTACAAAGCTCTCCAGGGACTCATTAAAGAAGATAATAGGGGCTGTGATTTCACCaacctctcacagagtctgtatcaaaagggaaactcTAAGTACtgtaaaataactgaagtatcCTGAAGTAATAATGAGTCCCACTGAGTGCTGTTACTGAGAatgcctctccagggactaattaaaGAGcataattggaggccatgattgcacaaacctctcagagactccaaggcaaaagccaaacccaaagtcctttgaaaaacctgcagtccctgcagggagcattcaggagcccccagagccattcctgagcaaggctccccagggactccttccagcagatccttgaggccactgggatgtgggctaggggggatgctgagggcaggacaaggggctgacagtgcccagcctggctggggctgtgccaggaggccccagggcctcaggacaaggtgtctcctcgcagcccttggtggcacagaccctgctgctgtgccccagggcaccaagacttggctaCTCTTTGTCctcacctgtcatcactgcctgcagttctctgctctgcctggggcctggggcaCTTTctcagtggtgtccctcagtgggacccattaaaagtccaagaaactttggagttggattctgacttggagttctggagaggtttcttcagctccttcacagggactgatgttcagggcctgagcacaaagccccagaggctcattcaagtccttgtgctgtgtctgtgctgttgtgctgggctgggcttctggcacagaggcagctcctggtaaccaagaagagaTTCAAAATCACaattctcttgatgagcagcttttctcctgccagcccagcagggctggggcactgcctgcagccaccccagacacagcagagaggcacagagagcttcaatcagtcagggctgggaaggggctgagaagtgcctggggcagaatcactgccagcccttggcacaggaacctctggctgcaggacaatgcagctgcagctcctggaggcaCCTCCtgaagctggaacatcccactgcctacagactctgtgagtacaTTCTGAATATTTCTGGTGTAGGGGAGGTGAAATGCTCTTGAAGCTCTGACATGCTGAGGGGTTCTGCTCAGTCATAGAATATTTACAAGTCAAGGATTTTGATAGAAAATAGGGTATTTCctaagacttttttttcagtttcctaCTATTGGTGAATGTCAGGAAGGGAGggttaatattaaaaatagtatgaattattatttaatattttgacAATGCCTGAGACATCCAAACTGTTCTTTTTAGTGATCAATAGGTTCATAGGAGATCCCTAATTTGGTTTTAGCCACTCTGCCCATAGACTGCACCAGCATACCCTTTGCTCTTGACCAGCAGGCTCAGTCTGAGCTGACCTTTCTCCAAGCTGCAAACAGAACCTGCCCCCAGCCAGAGCCTTGAAAACAGGCAGGGTTCTGTCAGGCCAAGGAAAGtgcacagagatttggggtctgtgagtgctggcagggagagatcaggcacagggaaacacctgcaggagagaaaatctccaggaagcagagagaataTCAGGCAATAAgaacaaataaaacacagaaatgttgtcgcagggagagatgagaaaagtccacaggatcccctccagtgcagcccctccctTCGAACAAGCCCCCTCCTTCCTggccccccagcccagcctctgcccTTAGGGCCTGGGCTCCAAGttgtgcagcccctcctgtgcaggcagagctgtagCAGAGCcagggggcagctctgcagccccgggccccgttccctctgcagagcacagggctgaaagctgctgccaggcactgggggctctgacagggggcacagctggctcagggtgatgctgtccccagtgcccagctctgggcaatgctgtcagtgcagccagggaagtAGCTGCATCTCCCTTCATCCAATGCCATCATAAGGACACTTGGAAGTCTCCCTGAGATTTCAGTTCTAGCTGGGAGCACCAATCCAGGGTGCAAACCTGTCCTAGAGCATCTCTGAGTTATAAGATTGATGTGGAAAGGCAGAGGTGTTGTTACagtgaaaatgctgctgggttgGTGAAATGAGCAGAGAGAGTCCTTGGCTATaaatgtggagctgggctgtggtggatccatctgctctcagctgtgccTGGTCACATTTTAGGCGAAGCACGGAGAGGTGATCACCCTCGACCTGAGAAAGCTCAAAGCCCAAAGAAACTCTGAATAGGTACAAACAACACACTATCTCCCCTCACTCTCCACTCATCATCTGGCCTCAGGGAACTCGCTCTGTTCTAGCAGAGGGCAGCAGAATTGCTGAGAGTTTCTGCTTTCCAACAATACCAGGAGAGACATGAAGggagattaaaaagaaaacttcagaaCGCTTAAACAAAAAAGCATGTCCATGCATGTTATAGAGGATGGTATCCGGGAAATGGCTTTGATTTTGGTTACAGGTATCCCTTTTAAAGCTTCACTACCCATTTCTCCATGAAAAGATCCCCAACTCCAGCctcagcaaatgtccaacagcagctccatcagccacttcctcctgctggcattggcagacacacggcagctgcagctcctgcacttctgcctcttgctgggcatctccctggctgccctcctgggcaacggcctcatcatcagcgccgtagcctgcagccaccacctgcacacgcccatgttcttcttcctgctcaacctggccctcagcgacctgggctgcatctgcaccactgtccccaaagccatgcacaattccctctgggacaccagggacatctcctacactggatgtgctgcacagctctttttctttgtgatcttcatctcagcagaggTTTCTatcctgaccatcatgtgctacgaccgctacgtgtccatctgcaaacccctgcactacgggaccctcctgggcagcagagcttgtgcccacatggcagcagctgcctgggccagtgcctttctcaatgctctcatgcacacagccaatacattttccctgcccctgtgccatggcaatgttCTGGGGCAGTTCTTCTGTGAAGTCCCACAGATCCTGAAGATCTCCTGCTCCCACTCCAACCTCACGGAACTTGGGCTCATTGTGGTTAGCCTTTGTTTAtcatttggttgttttgtgttcattgttttctcctatgtggagatcttcagggctgtgctgaagatcccctctgagcagggacggcacaaagccttttccacctgcctccctcacctggctgtggtgtCCTTGTTTATCAGCACTGGCATATTTGCTCACTTGAAGCCCCCTTCCCTGtcgtccccatccctggatctgtcAGTATCAGTTCTGTACTCCGTGgtgactccagctctgcaccccctcatctacagcctgaggaaccaggagctcaaggctgcagtatggagactgatgactggatgaTTTCAGGAACATTAAATTTCTGGCCACTTTCTGAaaatcacttgtaataaaagtaatttttgataTTTCTTGTTGCTTTCATCTTGGATGttcttttgcttcattttaCTTAATATTGTCCCCAAAGAAATGTCCAGGTTTCTGCCATTTTTTGTTAAGTTTCTCTCCACATTTCTTATGGCCACAGACTCTGTCAATGATGGGCTGCACTCTTGATGTATTTAAAAGAGAtaaaggatctcccagcagagttacccttttgttgccttctctggagctgcagcagcaatgtctgtgtgcagagctgggggcagatcagttctggcacagcagctgtgcccagcagcagcagcacttggtgttgctagtgctgctgccatggccctgccccactgccctggtggccctggtgttgctgtagggTCTGAGTGCTCTCGggcccgggcacagccctgggggtggcagtgccagggctgcagcagggacaggccatgggcactgctggggcagtgctgacgcctcagcccagggcctgggggctccaggctccttgcccaggctctctcaagaacatggccaggccaatgctcagcacagaaaacccctgtgaacagcCAAAATTTTCCCATGTGACTGTTCAGccgccctgtccccagcctgtagtgctgcaggggatTTTTGGCCCAGCAAGAGGTTGCCCAAAGTGAGGGACCTTCATGTGGTCTTGTTAAACATCACTTGTTGGATTTGGCCCCTGGATCctgcctgtccaggtccctgtgcagagctctcctacaatccagcagatccacactcccAGCCAACTTGGTGTCACCAGGTTTCCATGAAGCCCCAAAGTGTCCTAACagtctccatgattccatgaggcctcccAGTGTCACAATTTCCCTTTGGTTCCTTGGGAACCCTCAGTTTAACAATGACCCTTGGATCCCTAGGCCTTGAAGTGTCAAAATCaatccttggttccatgaggtctggcagtgcagcaatgctctccttggttccacagtgtcacaatggcctcttggtcCCAAGGGCAACCACAGTGTCCAATATGTTTCCTTCATTCCAGgagtccctgaggagcagcaatggcccctttggttccatggggccctgcagtgtcacaatggccccatcATGACACCAGGTCCTGCTCTGTCACAATGCTCTgcatggttccacaaggccctgcagggtcacagtggcctcttggttccatgaggcctcagaGTACCACAATGAATTCTCTGGTGCTTCAGTGGCACAATGGAGCCCTGGTGACACAAGATCCTGCACTGTCACCagggacccttggttccatggggcaccacagtgtcacaattgtTCCCTAAGTTCCCAGAGTCCTTGCAATGGAGCAATGGCTCCTTGATTCCATtgtccccaggctctcccaagggtctccttggttctgcagtgtcacaatgaccCCTTCCTTCCACAAtgccctgcagtgtcactgtggCCTCTGTCGTTCCAGCAGGACCCAGACTGCCACCATGGACTCCTTGCTTCCAtccagccccacagtgtcacagtggccccttggatctgtgctgccatgtcgtacacagtgtcaccatggtcctctTAGTACTACCAGGCCacgcagtgtcacaatggccccttgtttccccaaggccctgcagtgtcacaatcaTCAGAGAACCAACCAGGCTGAAAAAGACCTTGGAGAGCATCAAGTCCAAGCTGGGACccaacaccaccttgtcacccaAGCCATGGtgctgagtgccacatccagtttttccttaaacacgtccagggatggtgactcaccCACCTCCCTGGACAGCCCATTCCATTGCCTAATCATCCTTGTAAGAATATTTCCTAATGTCCAGCATAAATgtcccctggtgcagctgaagTTGTTGTCCTCTTCTACTGTCCCTGTTCCCCGAGAAAAGACTGCAactcccacctggctgcaccctcctgtcagagAGTTGTGGAGAGTGATGAGGTCTCCCCTGAAGCctcttcttctccaggataaacaaccccagctccctcagccactcctcacaggacttgtgctccagacccctccccagccttgttgcctttctctggacacgctccagcccttccacgtccttcctaaattggtggcccagaactggacacagcactctgggtgctgcccaaccagtgctgagcacaggggaagaatccctgccctgctcctgctggccacaccattcctgatccatagGAGTGCCAGGGGTTAGAAGAGGGAAATGGTGGAGAGGGAGTGGGGACAAAATGttattgattgtcagccatgaacGGTCTTGATCTTCATATCTACTCAGACTGCATTAGAAGGTGCTGGGGGTCAATATCAATTGGACATTTCTGATATCAATCTATTTTTGTGGTTTGAGACAGTGACAGGAAgtaagtttctttttttttttaatatgctgtGGCCACCAACAggttcagattttaatattggcacctgatATAGCCACTGAAGTTCGGAcacgcctctgagaacacacaggggttaaaaaccagagctgctcccctgggacTTCGGAGGTAAAGAGGTTGGATCTCCCTCTCCCggtcagctgctgctgctggtcgGGGGAGAGGCAGCCTGCagtaggcctgggcctggacagagaggGGGGGTGAagaggcccttgaggatggaaggatGGGGAGCACCAAGAGACATCGAGCAGCCACCCCCCTCccgggagagagagagagagaaggagagctGGCGTCTGAATTTGATAGTAGCCGGCCCAGGAGGACAAGGAGTGGGGATGTGACAAGAAGGTGCCTGGCAAGGCAGAGTAGGAGTTCCAGAGCTCTCAGACAAgaagagactgaaatttttaacccttttcttgcatgatagaaaccttgcaaatgctgatcctcctaGAGCtcaatgagaagagagataagagatgagataagagGGGATGGGCCACgagggaagtggagaagactcttgagtgggggaggagatgatggagtggccttttggctggacttttcttgtgtggccatagacagaaccatttttttttttcctgtgacacagagactgcatttagggggagacagtgcctcagaaccaggagggttcagtgtgggtacccctcggccctAGGGGGTGCAAAGACTTGGGGGGACAAATGTCCCGAAAGAGAGACTGTGCATTTTTTAGAGTGAGACAAGGTATCCTTGAAagacaaccctagaagcagctctggtccatgcacagtaGTGAGAGCACTGAGCATGGAAGGAAGGTGTCACGAtagcaaaaggattttctgggtgatgctgagtgacatggaagcacatGAGGTTTCAACAGTGCTTCCAGGGGAAGCCTGTGGTGCAAGAAAGACTGgtctcctcttgatgaactgaaGATTGAGTATTATAAAGTGTGGTGCTGGACTGAGAGTTAGGGATTTGGGAGAATGtattgcattgggaaatttggtgggggggaggaggaaaatgcttttgtaaggttttcattttctgtgggtttttttggtttttttttttcttttcttgtagtttagttaataaagttttctttatttctaagtaggAGCCTGCTTTACTTAtttctggtcacatctcacagcagacaccagggagagggtattctcataaaggcactggcattgtgccaagTTCAAAACATGACGTctataaacaagaaaaaattcaGGACAAAACAGTTCACTCTGCATTGTTTTCAATTTAGTATATTCTTTGAATACACTTCTGAAATGTGCCTAATTAACCACAGAAGAATGGAAAACTTGACTTATTCCATGGGGTTTTGCTTGTTCAGGCATTTTGAACAAATGTTCATGAGCTTTTCTTACCGAATTACTGAACTTAAGAGCTCAACAAAGAAGAGGCCTCAGGAGTAGAAAAATTCATCAGTAACCTCCAAGTGGCTGAGGATCCATGCccctcagagcagcaatgaacagaaatgggcacagctttgtggctgccccagctctggcatgagccctgggcctggagcagaagcagctctTGAGGGGCCTAAGGCCAGGGCTATTGTGCTGCCCTGAGCaaatgggatggcagcaggggctgcagagctctcagcacctcagcccgaggggagcagggcagccagggagcctcctttggccttagccaagcaccttcccccatggctggggctgagtcctgtggcagctgcagctgctgctgtgcccttgccaggggctgaggccgtgaggcagtgcccagagcagcctggcctgagcagagctgtggggccagagccggctgggctgggctggggagaggcccttggtgctgcccagagctcagggcagctggcagagcttgcagggagctgggctgggctctgagagcccagaaaccatcagtgaccatctcagcctggctgagcgtgcAGGGCCCAAGAAGAGCAGCCCAGGGTCTACAAGTTCTTTGTGTGGGAGCTGAGATTGTGAGTCCTGAGCCCTCCCAAATGTTGGGGCAGCACCTCCAGCTTCAGAGGAGATGTTACAGGTGGGAGCAGAGACAAATAATTCTTGCTGGATTGTTTATTATGTTTGGACCTGGATCCATATGTAGAGGAGGACTTTTTTGTCAGATACACTGGTAGAGTGataagaataatattttttagcTGAATATAATATTTAATGGAG is part of the Melospiza georgiana isolate bMelGeo1 chromosome 29, bMelGeo1.pri, whole genome shotgun sequence genome and harbors:
- the LOC131094556 gene encoding olfactory receptor 14J1-like codes for the protein MSNSSSISHFLLLALADTRQLQLLHFCLLLGISLAALLGNGLIISAVACSHHLHTPMFFFLLNLALSDLGCICTTVPKAMHNSLWDTRDISYTGCAAQLFFFVIFISAEVSILTIMCYDRYVSICKPLHYGTLLGSRACAHMAAAAWASAFLNALMHTANTFSLPLCHGNVLGQFFCEVPQILKISCSHSNLTELGLIVVSLCLSFGCFVFIVFSYVEIFRAVLKIPSEQGRHKAFSTCLPHLAVVSLFISTGIFAHLKPPSLSSPSLDLSVSVLYSVVTPALHPLIYSLRNQELKAAVWRLMTG